A region of Rhodamnia argentea isolate NSW1041297 chromosome 9, ASM2092103v1, whole genome shotgun sequence DNA encodes the following proteins:
- the LOC115755585 gene encoding ankyrin repeat-containing protein BDA1-like yields the protein MDPRLFEASYTGNVDRLYSLVKENVLILNAASLAEGDNPLHVASMAGHASFAREVLKLRTEFANELNQDGFSPLHIAAARGDVNMVRELLKVGSRLCLVKGREERIPLHYSAIKGRGEVLKELVSACPDSLEEVTARRESVLHLAVKNSQFEVFKLLVQQLKWLNKEHVLNCRDGQGNQILHLAVARKQYEVVEFLVSGDPIEKDLIEVNARNEAGLTPLDILLLINNETGDVEIAEILTRCGATRATGLPSVVTVATEDPEPRTGQSNGHHLQSPGRHNSRRTWTSRCTSFLRVKEERTQWLEYFKYKRERDSPGDVRNALLVVAALIATATYQAVLQPPGGLWQDNSGPSSNSTGATNNGTASYKAGQAVLGTENPVSYILFLIFNSVGFFAAIQMIYNLTFGFPMQMELQVALFALVAMYDTAMVGLTPNTSFNFFFVGLSIFLPVIIGLARLWVRT from the exons ATGGATCCTAGGTTGTTTGAAGCATCCTACACGGGGAATGTCGATCGGTTGTACTCCTTGGTCAAAGAAAATGTCCTCATCCTCAATGCCGCTTCTCTCGCCGAGGGAGACAACCCGCTGCACGTCGCCTCGATGGCCGGCCACGCGAGTTTTGCCCGAGAAGTCCTGAAACTGAGGACGGAGTTCGCCAATGAGCTGAACCAGGACGGTTTCAGCCCCCTGCACATCGCTGCAGCGAGGGGCGACGTGAATATGGTTCGGGAGCTTTTGAAAGTAGGCAGTCGCTTGTGCCTTGTGAAGGGGAGAGAGGAAaggattcctctccactattcgGCCATCAAAGGGAGGGGCGAAGTCCTGAAGGAGCTGGTCTCGGCTTGTCCTGATTCCCTCGAGGAAGTGACTGCTCGGCGGGAGAGCGTGCTCCACCTCGCGGTGAAAAACAGCCAGTTCGAGGTGTTCAAGTTGCTGGTGCAGCAGCTGAAGTGGTTGAACAAAGAGCACGTCTTGAATTGTCGGGACGGCCAAGGGAACCAGATCTTGCACCTCGCGGTGGCTAGAAAGCAATACGAG GTAGTCGAGTTCCTGGTCTCGGGCGATCCAATTGAAAAAGATCTGATTGAAGTGAACGCCAGGAACGAGGCTGGTCTAACGCCTCTAGACATTCTACTGCTCATTAACAATGAAACCGGTGATGTGGAAATCGCTGAAATCCTCACGCGATGTGGAGCCACGAGAGCAACGGGATTACCTTCTGTGGTGACGGTGGCGACTGAAGACCCAGAACCCCGTACCGGTCAATCAAACGGACATCACTTGCAATCACCCGGACGTCACAATTCACGCAGGACTTGGACCTCCCGTTGCACAAGTTTCTTGAGGGTCAAGGAAGAGAGAACCCAATGGTTGGAGTACTTCAAATACAAAAGAGAAAGGGACTCCCCGGGTGATGTGCGGAACGCCTTGCTTGTCGTTGCCGCTCTCATCGCAACCGCTACCTACCAAGCTGTGCTTCAGCCGCCGGGCGGACTTTGGCAGGACAATTCAGGGCCCTCAAGTAACAGCACCGGTGCCACGAACAATGGGACCGCATCGTACAAAGCCGGCCAGGCGGTTTTGGGAACGGAGAACCCAGTCTCGTACatcctcttcctcatcttcaacTCCGTCGGATTCTTCGCCGCTATCCAGATGATCTACAACCTCACATTTGGATTCCCGATGCAAATGGAGCTGCAAGTCGCGCTTTTCGCCCTGGTAGCAATGTACGACACCGCGATGGTCGGCCTCACGCCCAACACTtccttcaacttcttcttcGTCGGTCTGTCGATATTTTTGCCGGTCATAATCGGCCTCGCACGTCTCTGGGTGAGAACATGA